From the Devosia sp. FJ2-5-3 genome, the window GCGTACTCATTGAGTTCGAGCTCGAAGGCGAGGTCGCGGACCCTCTCGATCGTCTGGGGATCGACCAGGGTCTCGGAATTGACGAGAACGTAGAGGTCATTCTCGAATGTGCCGAAGGTTTCCGACAAATGGGCATAGGCGTCGTAATAATGACCCGAGTGGGCGTAGACGCGCAGCAGATCACCGTCGACATTGGCTTTTGGCAGCTGGCTGAAGCAGAGGATCGAAAAGGCGAGGACGATGAAGGCCATGACGCGCGGACGGCGCACCGTGGCCAGCCCCAGATGCTCGAGGCCGAATCCTATTGAGCGATCATGGGTGAGGCGGGCCAGAAAACGCTTGAACGGGGAACCAGAAGACACCGAAACCCGACTCCGCAATGGGGCGACAATCTGGCGAAATCTGTACGAGTTTGCGGCCGACGCGTCCAGCGGTTGCAGATTTTGGTTTTGTAACGTTGCAGCATTGCAAGAGTGGCCGCGGACGGTCCGCAGCCACCCCTGGCGTTCAGGCGGCCAGAGCCGCGCGATTGGCCAGCAGAAAATCGCGCAGGGCCTGCGGCGCGCGGCCGGAGTAGCGCTCGACGGTGTCGGTGACGATGGCATGATGGCCGGCGGCGGCGTCCTGATCAAAGGCGACGAGGAGTGTCGCCATGAAGGGCGGGACGCCAGCAGATTGCAGGGCCTCGAGCAGTTGTTCCCCACTGAGGCCGATACGGGTCACGGGCTTGCCGGTGACGGACGAATAGAGCGCGGCCAGCTCTTCCTGGGTGACGGGGGAAGGGCCGGTGACATCGACGATCTCCTTGCCCGTGGCTGAGAGAAGTGCGCCGGCAGCCGTGCGGGCGGCATCGGCGCGGGTCACGTAGTTGCGGCCATTTCCGCCGGTTGCATCGAACAATTGGCCCGAAGCGAGAATGGGGCCCGCGCCTACGACCGTCATCTCGGCATAGATGTGATTGCGGAGCAGCGTGAAGTCGAGGCCTGAAGCTGCGATAGCCTGCTCGGTCCAGTAGTGATCGGCAATGCCCGCGGCGTCCGCATTCGGCCTGGCGTTGGGCGCGGACGTATAGGCGAGGTAGGAAATGCCAGCGGCCCGGGCGGCGGTGACGGCTGCCGCCTGATGAGCGGCGCGGTTGGCGCTCAGCGTGCTGATGATGAGGGCGCGGTCGACCCCGGCAAAGCCTGACGCCAGAGACGCTGGATCATCGAAATCGAGATGGCGCACTTCGACGCCTCGGGCGGCAAGATCGGCAAGCCCGGAAATGTCGCGCGAGCCTGCAACGATGTTTTGCGCGCCACGGGCCAGAAGCTCTTCAACGGCGAGGCGGCCCAACTGGCCGCCGGCACCGGTCACCAGCAATCGGGAATTGGTAAATTCAGTCATGGGACCCTCTTGGGTTTGTCCGCAGCTTGTTCAACGGAAGGTTGGAGAGTAAGTCTCGAAAGGAGAGTGCTGTCTAGTCTCCCAGGAGGAGGCTGAAAAGGAGGCACGTTTTCGGATGAAGATTACTGCGAGGTAAGTGGATGCGGCAGGGCGAGGAATTGGCGGCGATCTATGTGGAGCGGTGGAACGCTGCGAGCGGGCAGGGCAAGACCGAGGATTGCCCGGTGCGCAATGTGCTCGATCGGCTCGGGGACAAATGGAGCATGCTGCTGGTGATGACGCTGGCCGGTGGGCCCAGGCGCTTCAACCAACTCCACCGCGCGGTGCCCGATATTTCCCAGAAGATGCTGACGCAGACGCTGCGGGATCTGCAGCGGGATGGGCTCGTGGCGCGGCAGGTGTTCGACACCAAGCCGCCATCGGTGGAATATCGGCTTACCGCACTCGGTCACTCGCTGATCGTGCCGCTGGGGTATTTGATCGACTGGGCCAATGACAGCAAGGGCCGAATAGACGCGGCGCGGACGGCGTTCGACACGGTCGCCTGACACTTTCCAGAGATCGCAAAGATATATTTGCAAAGATATGTTTGCAGTTGTAGGCTGACTTCGGATTTCGGAGGCGGTCATGGCTGAGCGGCGCAGCATATCGAGGATCAAACCGGACGCGATGGCCCTGCGGGCGCTGGCGCATCCACAACGCATGCGGATGCTGGCCATGTTGCGCGTGGACGGCCCAAGCACGGCAACGGCTCTGGCCGAGCGCATGGGGCTCAATTCGGGTTCGGCGAGTTATCATTTGCGGCAGCTGGCCCGGCACGGTTTCATCGAAGAGGACACCGAGCGCGGCAATGGGCGGGAGCGCTGGTGGCGGTCGCGGCACGAGTCCACGAGCGTCCCCGAAGACGAAGACACCGATCCCGCCTTTGGCGACGCGATTCTGGCGGCCCATATCGACCAGATGCGCGACGCGCGGGCGCGTCGGGGCACGCTCAGCCCGGAGTGGCGGCGCGCGTCGGTGGCCAGCGATTTCATCATCCCCCTCAATGCCGCCGACGCCGAACAATTGCTCGAAAAGCTCCATGCCGTTCTTTGGGAGGCGATGGAGGCGGCGCCCAAGCTCGGTACGCCGCTCGAGGAGGGTGTTGAGCCGGTGACCATCATGCTGCATTCGTTTCCGCGATCTCCAGATGATAGAGGCGCAAAATGAGCGGCGTTCGCCCCCTGGCCGCCCTGGCGGCGGCAACCGTCGCCTCCGTGGGTGGGACGCGCCTCTCGGTCATCGCCATTCCGTGGCTGGTGCTGACAACGACCGGAAGCCCGGTGTTGACCGGGCTGGTGGGGATGGCGGAACTGTTGCCCTATGTCGTCGCCAAGGCACTGGCCGGGCCGCTGATCGATCGGCTGGGCGCGCGGCGCATGGCCATCACCTGCGACCTGCTATCAATGGTCGCGGTGGGCCTTGTACCGTTGCTGCACTTTGCCGGGCTACTGCAATTTTATGTCTTGCTGCCGGCCGTGGCGCTGATCGGGGTCTTGCGTGCGCCGGCCGATGCGGCAAAGCAGGCGCTGGTCCCCTATGTTGCCGATATCGGGAACATGCCGCTCGAAAGAGTGACGGGGATCATGGGGGCGAGCGACCGGCTGGCGGGCACGCTGGGCGCCGCGGCGGCGGGCGGGCTGATCGCCCTGATCGGGCCGATGCCGGCCCTGATGGTCAATGCTGGGGCCTTCCTGGCTTCGGCCATTCTGGTGTCGGCCGGGGTGCCGAAACAGGTGCGGGCGGTGGCAGCGGGCCAGCCGGTGAGCTATCGGGCGGATTTCTCGGCGGGATGGGCGGCGCTGCGCAATGAGCCGGTGCTGATGGCGATGGTGGTGATGATCGCGGTGACCAATCTTTTCGACCAGGCCTACGCCATCGTGCTGCTGCCCGTGTGGGTGAGGGAGGCGGGGCTGGATGTGAGCTGGGTGGGGATCCTCCTCGCGATCTTTTCGGCAGGTGCGATTGCGGGCGCGACGGTGGCGGCGGCCACGGCCGAGAAACTGCCCCGGCTTTTCGTCTACACGACGGGGTTCGTGTTTGCCGGGCCGGCGCCGATGGTGGCGCTGGCTTCGGGCCTGCCCATGCCGGTTCTGGCCGGCGTGCTGACCATCAGTGGTTTTGCCGCAGGGTTTCTCAACCCCATCGTCGGGGCGATCCTTTTCGAGCGCATTCCAAAGGCCATGGTGGGGCGCGTCATCGCGCTCGTGGGAGCGCTCGGGTGGGTGCTGATGCCGTTTGGCGGGCTTTATGCGGGGGTGCTCGTGACAAATACGGGTATTTCGCCCGCCCTGGTCTTGACGGGAATGCTGTACCTTGTCGCCGCCCTGTCGCCGATTGCCGTTCCCGCATTTCGCCAGATGAAGCGGCAGCAACCGGCAAAAGCCTGATCTCCACAGGTTGAACCGCCGGAAATTGGTATTTCCGGCCGGAATCGCCTATCTATCGGTTAACAAGAACCAACACGGAATCACCCCGTGAGTGATACGACCGATAATCTGCCTGCCGAGACCCCTCGGTCCGGCATAGCGACGATTCAGATCACCGACGAGATGCGCAAGAGCTATCTCGATTACGCGATGAGCGTGATCGTCAGCCGCGCACTTCCGGACGTGCGGGATGGCCTCAAGCCGGTGCACCGGCGCATCCTGTTCTCGATGAGCGAGAACGGATACGAATACAACAAGCCCTATCGCAAATCGGCCCGCGTGGTCGGCGACGTGATCGGTAAATACCACCCCCATGGCGACTCCTCGATCTATATGGCCTTGGTCCGTATGGCGCAGGATTTCTCCATGGGAGAAATGCTGGCGGAAGGTCAGGGCAATTTCGGTTCGGTCGACGGCGATATGCCGGCGGCCATGCGCTATACCGAAGTGCGCATGCAGAGGATCACCAATTCCCTGCTCGACGACCTCGACAAGGACACGGTGGACTTCCGGCCCAACTATGATGGGTCCGAGAACGAACCCACTGTGCTGCCGGCGCGCTTCCCCAACATGCTGGTCAATGGCGGCAGCGGCATCGCCGTCGGCATGGCGACCAATGTGCCGACGCACAATCTGAGCGAAACCATCAATGCCGCCCTGGCGCTGCTGGACAATCCGTTCGCCACCACCGATGAGCTGATCGAGCACCTGCCGGGCCCCGACTTCCCGACAGGCGGCGTCATTCTGGGCCGCGCCGGTATCCGGCAGGCCTATGAGACGGGTCGCGGTTCGATCATCGTGCGTGGCCGGGCGGTGGTGGAAGAGGTTCGCAAGGAACGCGAAGCCATCGTCATCACCGAGATCCCCTATCAGGTGAACAAGGCGCATCTGGTCGAAAAGATCGCCGAGCTGGTGCGCGACAAGCGCGTCGAAGGCATTGCCGATCTGCGCGACGAATCCAGCCGCGAAGGCATGCGCATCGTCATCGAGGTCAAGCGTGACGCGATGCCGGATGTGGTGCTGAACCAGCTCTATCGGTTCACGCAGCTGCAGAGTTCGTTCGGCTGCAATTTCGTGGCGCTCAATGGCGGCAAGCCGGAGCTGATGAATCTGAAACAGATTCTCGAGGCGTTCCTCAGCTTCCGTGAGGAAGTGGTGACGCGTCGCGCCCGGTTCCTGCTGAACAAGGCCCGTGACCGCGCCCATATCCTGGTTGGCCTGGCCGTGGCCGTCGCCAATATCGACGAGGTTATCGCGCTGATCCGCACCGCGCCCGATCCGGCAACTGCCCGCGAACAGCTGATGACGCGCCGCTGGCCGGCTGCCGATGTCGAGCCGCTGATCCGCCTGATCGACGATCCGCGCCACCAGATCAACGAAGACGGCACGTTCAATCTTTCCGAGGAACAGGCCCGCGCCATTCTCGAACTGCGCCTGGCGCGCCTCACGGCCCTTGGCCGGGATGAAATCGGCGAAGAACTCAATGGCCTGGGCGCCGAGATCGAGGACTATCTCGATATCCTGCGCAGCCGCGAGCGCGTGCAGCAGATCATCCGCGAGGAACTCCAGGAGATCCGCGACCAGTTCGGCCGCGCCCGCAAGACGGAAATCGCCGACCATGTCGCCGATTTTGACGACGAAGACCTGATCGCCCGCGAAGACATGGTGGTGACGGTCAGTCACGCCGGCTATATCAAGCGGGTGCCGCTTTCCACCTACCGCGCCCAGAATCGCGGCGGCAAGGGTCGCTCGGGCATGTCGACGCGCGAGGAGGATTTCGTCTCGCGCCTGTTCGTCGCCAATACCCATACGCCGGTGCTGTTCTTCACCAGCCGTGGCATTGCCTACAAGATCAAGGTCTGGCGCCTGCCGCTGGCCCCTGCGAATGGCAAGGGCAAGGCTCTGATCAACATCCTGCCGCTGGAGCAGGGCGAGCGGATCACCTCGATCATGCCGTTGCCCGAGGACGAAGGCAGCTGGGGCAATCTCGACATCATGTTCGCCACGACGCGCGGCACGGTGCGCCGCAACTCGCTGGCCGACTTCGTCGAAGTGCGCCAGAACGGCAAGATCGCCATGAAGCTCGACGAGGGCGATGCGATCGTCGGTGTCGAGACCTGCACCGTCAACAACGACGTGCTGCTGACCACGGCGCTGGGCCAGGCCATCCGCTTCCGCGTCGACGACGTGCGCCTGTTCAAGGGCCGCGATTCGATGGGCGTCCGCGGCATTCAGCTGGCGGAGAACGACACTGTCATCTCGATGGCCGTGATCAACCACTCGGATGCGACGGCCGAAGAACGCGCCGCCTATCTCAAGCGCAGCCGCGCCATGAGGGGCGAAGTCGACAGCGACGACAATGCTTCGGATGAAGCAGGTGTCGAGGCCGGCGAGCTGGATCAGGAGCTCTATGCCAAGATGGGCGCTCTCGAGCAGTTCATCCTGACCATCTCCGAGAACGGCTATGGCAAGCGCACCTCGAGCCACGAATACCGGATCACCGGGCGTGGCGGTAAGGGTATCGTCGCCATGGCCGTCAACAAGCGCAACGGCAATTTGATCGCCAGCTTCCCGGTGGAAGAGGAAGACCAGATCATGCTGATCAGCGATGGCGGCCAGACCATCCGACTGCCGGTTGGTGGCGACAAGCCGATCGGCATCAAGGGCCGCAGCACCCAGGGCGTGATCGTGTTCGACACGGCCGAGGGCGAGAAGGTGGTCTCGGTCGAGCGCATCAGCGAGCCGGAAGGCGATGAGGATGATGGCGAGGCCAGCGGCGGTGACACCGGAGGCGATGCGCCGCCCGATACCGGGGCTGCGGAAGAATAAGAAAAAGGGGCGCTTCGGCGCCCCTTGTTTTTTGGTCCCGCCAATGGGCTGCGCGCGTCAGCCCAGTGCCGTTCCTGAAGTCGAAGGGGCAGGGGCGGCGTTGCCCGCTGTATAGACGAAAGGTCGGCCTGGCTGTGGCCAAATTTGGCTGCGGCGTGCTTGCCTCTTGTGCCGCTGCATGAGAAAATCCTAATAACAACAAGAGGAAGGGGGCGGCATGAGCAAGCTTGTCGGGTTTTATCCGGGATCGTTCGATCCGCTGACCAACGGGCATCTCGATGTCATCGAGCGGGCCTGCAAACTCGTCGATACGCTGGTGGTGGCCGTTGGAATCAGCGCGACCAAGAAGAACCCGCTATTCAGCCATGTCGACCGCATTGAAATTCTCCATCAGGTGCTCGGGCCGGTCGGTCTGCGCACCGAGACGGAATTCCGCATCGTCGACTTTTCGGGGCTCATGGTGAACGCGGCGCGCGAGCATGGCGCAAAGCTCATCATCCGCGGGCTACGCGACACGACCGATTATAATTACGAGATGCAGATGGTGGGAATGAACGCCCAGATGGCGCCCGACCTGCAGACCGTGTTCCTCCCCTCCAGCCCACCCGTGCGGCATATCTCGGCCACATTGGTGCGGCAAATCGCAGAGATGGGCGGGGATATTTCCGCCTTCGTCCCGCCAATCGTCCTCAAGGCTTTGAAATCACGATGATCACTCTCTCCCGTCGCCTGCTCGGTGGCCTCGCACTCGCCGCCATGGTCAGCCTGGCTGCGCCCGCCTTCGCTCAGGACGGCACGCCGCACCTGATCCTGACGCTCGAGAGCGGCACGGTCGATATCGAACTGCTGCCCGAACTCGCGCCCAAGCATGTCGAGCGCGTCGTGACGCTGGCCGAAAGCGGCGAATATGACAATGTCGTCTTCCACCGCGTGATCGAGGGCTTCATGGCCCAGACCGGCGACGTGGAATTCGGCAAGGAAAATACCCCGAATTTCGATCTGCAGCGGGCCGGCATGGGCGGTTCGAAGCTGCCCGACGTTGAGGCCGAATTCAATTCGGAGAGCTTCCAGCGCGGTATTCTGGGCGCGGCGCGCTCGCAGAACCCGAACTCGTTCAACTCGCAGTTCTTCATCACCTATGCCGATGCGAGCTTCCTCGACGGGCAGTACACCGTGTTCGGCAAGGTTGCCTCCGGCATGGAAGCTGTCGATGCGCTCGAGAAGGGGCCGCAATCGGCCAATGGCGCCGTGGCAAACCCGGACAAGATCATCAAGGCGACGATCGAATACAAGTAAGCGGTTCGTCACCGGTTTTTCAGAGCCCCGTCGCACATGGTGCGGCGGGGTTTTTTGTGTTCGGTATTTTGGTTGCGTTCGGGCTGTTTGCTCGATGTCATCCCCGCGAAAGCGGGGACCTCCGTTCAACAGGGGTTCCCGCTTTCGCGGGAATGACACCGCGGATAAACCGGAATGGTCGGTAGTTGGGCTGGAAAACAAAAAGGCCGCCCCGGGGGGCGGCCTTTTCGATTCGGTGCGAGGCCAGCTTAGTGGTGGTGCTCTTCGGGGACTTCGTCCTCGTCGGCCTGGATGAGCTTGGCCAGCTCTTCGCGGGTCATCTTCTTTTCAGTCTGTTCGGCAAGGTCGGCAACGTAGTCGACGACCTTGTTCTCGAAGACCGGAGCGCGCAGGCTTGCGAGGGCCTGGGCGTTCTGACGGTAATAGTCATAAACCTGCTGTTCCTGGCCGGGGAAGCGGCGGATCTCAGCGAGCAGGGCCTGCTGGTGCTCGTCGTCGGTGACCTGAACTTCGTTCTGGTTGCCGATTTCGGCGACGACGAGACCCAGACGCACGCGGCGCTCGGCAATGCGCTGATACTGCTCGCGGGCAGCTTCCTCGGTGGTGCCTTCGTCTTCGAAGGACCGGCCGTGGCTCTCGACTTCGTGCTGGACGCGCTGCCAGATGGTGGCGAATTCGGCTTCGACCAGCTGGGCCGGAACGTCGAACTTGTGGCCATCGTCGAGGGCGTCGAGAATCTGGCGCTTGATGTGCTGACGGCTCATGGAGGCTAGGGCGGCTTCCATCTGTTCCTTCACGGCATTGCGCAGTGCGGCAACGTCTTCGAGGCCGAGCTTCTTGGCGAACTCGTCGTCCAGCTCGCCCTGGTTCGGCCCATCGACATGCAGGATAGTGACGTCGAAGGTCGCTTCCTTACCGGCCAGCTCGGCATTGTTGTAGTCTGCCGGGAAGGTCACGGTGATGGTGCGGGTCTCGTCCTTCTTCTGGCCAACGAGCTGTTCTTCGAAGCCAGGGATGAACTCGTTCGAGCCAACGGTCAGGTGCGCATGGTCGGACTTGCCGCCAGCGAACTCAACGCCGTCGATCTTGCCGACGAAGCTGAGGCCAAGACGATCGCCCTGCTCGACGACAGCGCCATCACCCTTGTCGGTGTAGCCGCGATTCTGGGCGAACACGCGGTTCACTTCAGCGTCGATTTCTTCTTCGGTGACTTCAACGACCGGCTTGTCGAGCTTGAGGCCCTTGAGGTCCATCAGGGTGACGGGCGGGAGGACTTCATATTCGACTTCGAATGCGAGGTCGGTCTTGCCATCGAGCACGTCATTGATGACGGCCTGATCCTGGGGCAGGTCAACCTTGGGCTGTGCTGCGGCGCGCTCGGAGCGCTGGTCCAGCGTGTCGGACACGGTCGCGTTGATCGCGTCGGTCATCACTTCGGACATGGCCGAACGGCCATAGAGCTTCTTGAGGTGGGCGGTCGGCACCTTGCCGGGACGGAAGCCCTTGATGTTGGCCTGGCCCTTGAGCTCTT encodes:
- the tig gene encoding trigger factor — its product is MQVTETLNEGLKRKLSVTIPAADLVSRLDSKLEELKGQANIKGFRPGKVPTAHLKKLYGRSAMSEVMTDAINATVSDTLDQRSERAAAQPKVDLPQDQAVINDVLDGKTDLAFEVEYEVLPPVTLMDLKGLKLDKPVVEVTEEEIDAEVNRVFAQNRGYTDKGDGAVVEQGDRLGLSFVGKIDGVEFAGGKSDHAHLTVGSNEFIPGFEEQLVGQKKDETRTITVTFPADYNNAELAGKEATFDVTILHVDGPNQGELDDEFAKKLGLEDVAALRNAVKEQMEAALASMSRQHIKRQILDALDDGHKFDVPAQLVEAEFATIWQRVQHEVESHGRSFEDEGTTEEAAREQYQRIAERRVRLGLVVAEIGNQNEVQVTDDEHQQALLAEIRRFPGQEQQVYDYYRQNAQALASLRAPVFENKVVDYVADLAEQTEKKMTREELAKLIQADEDEVPEEHHH
- a CDS encoding peptidylprolyl isomerase, with amino-acid sequence MVSLAAPAFAQDGTPHLILTLESGTVDIELLPELAPKHVERVVTLAESGEYDNVVFHRVIEGFMAQTGDVEFGKENTPNFDLQRAGMGGSKLPDVEAEFNSESFQRGILGAARSQNPNSFNSQFFITYADASFLDGQYTVFGKVASGMEAVDALEKGPQSANGAVANPDKIIKATIEYK
- a CDS encoding helix-turn-helix domain-containing protein, with product MAERRSISRIKPDAMALRALAHPQRMRMLAMLRVDGPSTATALAERMGLNSGSASYHLRQLARHGFIEEDTERGNGRERWWRSRHESTSVPEDEDTDPAFGDAILAAHIDQMRDARARRGTLSPEWRRASVASDFIIPLNAADAEQLLEKLHAVLWEAMEAAPKLGTPLEEGVEPVTIMLHSFPRSPDDRGAK
- a CDS encoding MFS transporter, whose amino-acid sequence is MSGVRPLAALAAATVASVGGTRLSVIAIPWLVLTTTGSPVLTGLVGMAELLPYVVAKALAGPLIDRLGARRMAITCDLLSMVAVGLVPLLHFAGLLQFYVLLPAVALIGVLRAPADAAKQALVPYVADIGNMPLERVTGIMGASDRLAGTLGAAAAGGLIALIGPMPALMVNAGAFLASAILVSAGVPKQVRAVAAGQPVSYRADFSAGWAALRNEPVLMAMVVMIAVTNLFDQAYAIVLLPVWVREAGLDVSWVGILLAIFSAGAIAGATVAAATAEKLPRLFVYTTGFVFAGPAPMVALASGLPMPVLAGVLTISGFAAGFLNPIVGAILFERIPKAMVGRVIALVGALGWVLMPFGGLYAGVLVTNTGISPALVLTGMLYLVAALSPIAVPAFRQMKRQQPAKA
- a CDS encoding NAD(P)H-binding protein, whose protein sequence is MTEFTNSRLLVTGAGGQLGRLAVEELLARGAQNIVAGSRDISGLADLAARGVEVRHLDFDDPASLASGFAGVDRALIISTLSANRAAHQAAAVTAARAAGISYLAYTSAPNARPNADAAGIADHYWTEQAIAASGLDFTLLRNHIYAEMTVVGAGPILASGQLFDATGGNGRNYVTRADAARTAAGALLSATGKEIVDVTGPSPVTQEELAALYSSVTGKPVTRIGLSGEQLLEALQSAGVPPFMATLLVAFDQDAAAGHHAIVTDTVERYSGRAPQALRDFLLANRAALAA
- a CDS encoding helix-turn-helix domain-containing protein — protein: MRQGEELAAIYVERWNAASGQGKTEDCPVRNVLDRLGDKWSMLLVMTLAGGPRRFNQLHRAVPDISQKMLTQTLRDLQRDGLVARQVFDTKPPSVEYRLTALGHSLIVPLGYLIDWANDSKGRIDAARTAFDTVA
- the gyrA gene encoding DNA gyrase subunit A; this translates as MPAETPRSGIATIQITDEMRKSYLDYAMSVIVSRALPDVRDGLKPVHRRILFSMSENGYEYNKPYRKSARVVGDVIGKYHPHGDSSIYMALVRMAQDFSMGEMLAEGQGNFGSVDGDMPAAMRYTEVRMQRITNSLLDDLDKDTVDFRPNYDGSENEPTVLPARFPNMLVNGGSGIAVGMATNVPTHNLSETINAALALLDNPFATTDELIEHLPGPDFPTGGVILGRAGIRQAYETGRGSIIVRGRAVVEEVRKEREAIVITEIPYQVNKAHLVEKIAELVRDKRVEGIADLRDESSREGMRIVIEVKRDAMPDVVLNQLYRFTQLQSSFGCNFVALNGGKPELMNLKQILEAFLSFREEVVTRRARFLLNKARDRAHILVGLAVAVANIDEVIALIRTAPDPATAREQLMTRRWPAADVEPLIRLIDDPRHQINEDGTFNLSEEQARAILELRLARLTALGRDEIGEELNGLGAEIEDYLDILRSRERVQQIIREELQEIRDQFGRARKTEIADHVADFDDEDLIAREDMVVTVSHAGYIKRVPLSTYRAQNRGGKGRSGMSTREEDFVSRLFVANTHTPVLFFTSRGIAYKIKVWRLPLAPANGKGKALINILPLEQGERITSIMPLPEDEGSWGNLDIMFATTRGTVRRNSLADFVEVRQNGKIAMKLDEGDAIVGVETCTVNNDVLLTTALGQAIRFRVDDVRLFKGRDSMGVRGIQLAENDTVISMAVINHSDATAEERAAYLKRSRAMRGEVDSDDNASDEAGVEAGELDQELYAKMGALEQFILTISENGYGKRTSSHEYRITGRGGKGIVAMAVNKRNGNLIASFPVEEEDQIMLISDGGQTIRLPVGGDKPIGIKGRSTQGVIVFDTAEGEKVVSVERISEPEGDEDDGEASGGDTGGDAPPDTGAAEE
- the coaD gene encoding pantetheine-phosphate adenylyltransferase, yielding MSKLVGFYPGSFDPLTNGHLDVIERACKLVDTLVVAVGISATKKNPLFSHVDRIEILHQVLGPVGLRTETEFRIVDFSGLMVNAAREHGAKLIIRGLRDTTDYNYEMQMVGMNAQMAPDLQTVFLPSSPPVRHISATLVRQIAEMGGDISAFVPPIVLKALKSR